The Budorcas taxicolor isolate Tak-1 chromosome 2, Takin1.1, whole genome shotgun sequence nucleotide sequence GGAGAAAAGTATCCCCCTTTTAAAATTGCAGGGTGGATTGTTTTGAGTATTGCTCTCTTCATTTTAATACAGTCAATTGTGTTCTACAGGTTACATTGGCGAATTTGAAATCATTGATGATCACAGGGCTGGGAAAATTGTTGTGAACCTCACAGGCAGGCTAAATAAGGTAAGAATTGACTATCTGCCACATTTTAGAATCTTCAGAATGGTCTAAGGTGGTATAATTGCCTTTGTAAAATGAGTGTTGTGCTTGCTTTACCTAGCTAGGTTAAGAAGAATGGGAATTGattaaaatcattaaattttatGCAACTTCCAGGTAGAATTGTCAGTTGACCTAGTGTTTGGAGTATAAGATACCTGAAGGGAGATGTGGAGGCTTGAGACTGGTGCTACCAGTTTTGAATCCTGGATGGTTCAAGGCCAGTAGTCCTGTTAGTGCAAATAACTTGTgaggtctgtttttcttttcagtttgtaGGCGTAATCTACTGaatctctttgatttttttgacTTTGGATTGCATGAATTTGGGGGCTAGGTATTAGTCTGTAAGTCAGTTGGGGATCTCATCGCTGCTGCTTTGCTTTCTGTGTTAAGATTTGTAGCTTTCAGATTTGCAAGGGATCTGAGATCCTGTAatgcaaagtgttagtcactcagtcgtgtccaactctttgcaaccccgtagatgacagcctgccaggctcctctgtcaatgggattctccagggatcgagcctgggtctcctacattgcaggcaggttcctgTAATCCAACACTAGAGCAAATGGGCCAAGAAAGTGGTTAGTGGCAGGGGCCAGATTGATTAATAAGGTCATTCCCTAGTCCAACAGTTTTCTATTTTACAAAGTTGCTTTCTTACATAGTGAATTTGCTTCTTGTGTGGATAGATACTTAATGTCAGATAAAAATTACTGGATATGAAGCCTTTGAAGAGTTTTTGAAGGAAATTTGGGGGTctgtcttgttttattttattgtaaaccATTagattccaatcccaaggaaggaTTTGAATTCACTTTTCTCACTCTGATCCTCACAGTATGTTCAAGTAGAAGAGGGTGTGTTTATTTTCCCCTCTATTTTTAAGAACTAGGAAATCTGTGTCCTGCTCAGGGACAGTGGAAGACTAATTGTGGTGTGTAGCTTATAGCACATTTTAAAGCTGTCCCGCAGAGGATTTCggttgatattaaaaaaaaaaaacagtttgagAAGTGCCCTGTACCAGGTTTCTCTTAAACATTCTCTGTGCATAATAGCTTGAGAAACAAGTTTGAACAGAGTACCAAATGGAACTCACTTGTGGCATCCTTACTCTGTGATACATAAGTCATTTGGAAAATCCTGGCTAATAGATAGTTGAAATCCAGGCCCTGCCAAATACCTGAAttattttttggtttctcttaatttcagttttcttcctttgtaagacattcttgcttcagtttccttcatgCAAGAGATGGATATACCTTACTGTGGAAATGTAATGGGGCTGGGAAATAAGGTAGTGTTTAAAGACTAGATTAAGAAAATTCTTCCCTTAATCACAATCTTAGATTGATGTGGTTTGAGAGCAGATATGCTGGAATTACACTAGCTGAATGGAAGGGATTTTTTGCTACTGGAATATATAAAGCTCGCATGTGGTAGTGCAGAGGCCTCAGAAAGCTTTGTCTTTCACTGTAGCTTGCTTGGGTTTTCCCTTGTCGTATCCCTGTGTTGCTTCTGTCCAGTGTGGGATTGCCCTTGATAGTCAAGTGACAGTAGTAGCTCCCAGGATGATGTGATAAAAAGAACCTGAGTGAGCTTCCTGCCAGGGGGCACTTGGACCTGATGGGTCCATTTGCAGTTTCGGTCTGCGTAGGGAAGTTTAACTGCTCCAGAGACTTCACAAAGTTCTAATCGTGTAGTCTCATTTAGTTTACTGTTAAGCATTTTGGAGTCTTCGCAGgcacactagtggtaaagaacctgcctgccaatgcagcagaggtaagagacgcagattcgatccgtgggtggggaagatcccctggaggagggcatgacaacccacttcagtattcttgcctggagaatggtctattagggtcgcaaagagtggaatatgactgaagcgactgagcatgcaggccaTCTTGGTGAGCGTGCTAGTGATTTGTAGAGTAGAGATGTGAGCAGGGGTGTCATATTTAGCTCTGAGACTTGCTCTCTTGGCTCTTTAAAATCTGGCCATTTGTTCCGGGACAGCGCCACAGGCCATAGGATGCGCGCTGCCGGCTGCTGCGTGTTGCGTTATGTTCTGCCTCTTCTGTTGATGTTTCCAGTAGCTTGCTTTTTCTTCCTAAGTAGCCATAGTCTTTAATTGTTTTTCAAATTGAACTTATATAGAATATTGTACAGAATAGTTACCCACTTAATGTTGAGTTGGTTGGCTTCTGTGCTCAGTTATAAAAGATTTTTAGTGTTACTTGTTATTAGTGAAGTGTGAACActgttttctgttactttttacAGTGTGGAGTGATCAGCCCCAGATTTGATGTACAACTcaaagatctagaaaaatggcagaatAACCTGCTCCCATCCCGTCAGTTTGGGTAAgttgattttcttcatttaaaagttGATGCTGATGCCTATGATAcagagctttttatttattttttacataacaGTAGTAGCAATAGTCTCCATTCCCAAACAGCTTGACTCATGGGTTAGCACCTATGTTGCCACACTTCATGTGTGGGTTTTAGTGTCTAAGAGGTGGGTGAGAGAGCAGAATTGCATTCCCTTTTGTGTCTGCTCTTTTGGCTTAGTGCAAATAGTTCATACATGTTCTCTGAATACCCTCCTGTGGCCAGAATGACCTCTGAACCATTGCCCTCTGGGCAGACTCAGTTTGAAAATCTTCATCTGTGGTTAAGAGACTGAGTTCAAATTCTGGATTTTCTACTTTAAAGCTGTGAGGCTTTGGGCAATTCATGGCCTTGGTTTCTGAAAGATGGTAGTTCTCTTATCAGTTAGATTAAACTGATTTACTTCTGGTAAAGCAGTTTAAAACCTGATCTGACACACCACAAGCATTTGGTCTGTTTGTGGTTAAGAACTTAAAACACCCAGTCACGTTTGGTGATTTTGAATTTACTTCCATTTCATGGTTACTGTATAACAGGTATGGTGTTATGGGCATGTCCTTTGTGATTGCAGTTAGAATGCTAATTTTAATGCCTCCCAGTTGATACATTTTCTGTGTCCTACCTTGACCCCTATAGTAACCCATGAGATAGGCCAGGTGGGATGCCCTTTGTCCAAATAACTGTATAATAGCTTGGCTGTGATCGTACACACAGTAAGTGGCAGAAACAATTCTGTCAAGTTATATCAGTGCTTTAATGCTTTAAACTGTGTGTCTGCTTGAGAGCAGAAAGTGACTTCTGAAGTTAGAGGagttccagtttttgtttttaggtAGCATTGCCTCATGTTAGCTGAGACCAGGACTGTGTGTGTATAGCTGGAGTCTTTGGTTCTAGGAGTCATGCCTGTGCACTGCCAGCCTGTGGCAGCTGCATTATGTATGGGACCACATGTTAAACACTGATGAATGTTGGGATTTTTCTGTACCAGAAGTAGTTCAGTGTTGAACAGTTCGTAGGGACAACttaccaactttttttttttaactttccataGTTTCATTGTACTGACAACCTCAGCTGGCATCATGGACCATGAAGAAGCAAGACGAAAACATACAGGAGGGAAAATCCTTGGATTCTTTTTCTAGGGAtgtaatacatacaaataaaatgccTCAGAGGACTCTGGTGCTTCCTTAAGTCATTCTGAATTTTGTACAGCAGAGTGGCAAGAGTGTCTTCGGGAGTATACAGCCTTTGTGTTAACTGGTGAATGCGTTTCCTTGAAGTACAAGAAAGTTTTGACTTGGTGTAACTTTCACCATCACCCTTGTGGCTCACCGGAGGAAGATGTGTCTGGCCCTGGATGGTTGACTCTGGTTTGGGGTCTAGATGGTGAAGCTGCCTCTTCTGGAGTCTTAAATTAACCCTTGAATGAGTGGTGCCTTTCCTATTTTTAGCTTCATAGAATACACATTTCATACCCTAGAATACACATTACATACCCAGGTTATAGTTGATTATGTAAGTACTCATAAGGAAACAGATAATTAGAGCTCTACGGCTCACTAAGACTCAAAGTAAATTTGGATGGCATATCAGGGACACGCCAGCAGTatgtatttaaaatgtcattctttttaaaaaaccagtacTGTAAACCTATCACCAAATGTATTCAGGAATTGGGCAGGGTTAGTAAGAGCAGTGCTATCCAGTATACATCTAACAAGAGGCACATGTGTATTCAGAACTTCAGGAAGCCACATTAAAACAAGtaaagagaaactttttttttttccttaaaataacattttgtgttcaaaattaaaatttcaccGTATAGATGATGTGAAAAATGAATGGGGTTTTGCTCTTTGCAGTGTCtgaaatgatgtgtgtgtgctaGTGGCTTggcttgtctgactttttgatgCTATGGACCCTACCTAGCTtgccacaggctcctctgtctttaaggattttccaggcaagtctactggagtgggtgccatgccctctagtgcttcttcccgacccagagagaGAACTCACTGTCTTAACAGTGTCCTGCAGTGgctggcaagttctttaccactagcgccatcttgttcagttgctcagtcattcatgtctgactgcgaccccatggactgcaagatgccaggcttccctgtccatctcctgaagcttgttgATACATGTCCGTTAGGTCGATGATGccttccatccaaccatctcatcctctttcaacCCCTTCAGTCCtcagtcttttcccagcatcaggatcttttccaatgagttggctcttcgcatcaggtggccaaagtattggagcttcagcatcagtcctttcgatgaatagtcaggattgatttcctttaggatcgactggttttaGCTTGCTAtccaagcatcaattcttcagtgctcagctttctttatggtccaactcaacatccatacataactactgggaaaaccatagctttgactatatggacctttcttggTAAAGTCaagtatgctttttaatatgctgtctggatttgtcatagcttttcttccttccaaggaacaagtgtccacggctgcaatcaccatctgcagtgagtttggagcccaagaacatagTCTTgcctatttccattgtttccccatctttgccatgaagtgatgggactggacgccattatctttgtgttttgaatgtaGAATGTGCTTTTTCACTTtgatcaggaggctctttagttcctcttctgccataagggtggtgtcatctgcatatcttaggtcgATATTTGTTTCAGTGCTGTCTCAGAAGCCTGAAATTATCAACATGGTACATTTATTCACACTTAAAGCACATCTTAATTGGGACTGGTATTCCTGGGTAGGAATGCAGAATCACTGCTGACTTGGAGTAAGGTGAACTCTCACAAGTGACAACTCTGAGCTTCCTTCTTGGGTAAAGAGAACTTAACCTCATGGGGTTTTCTCATTTAGTAACTTCCTGAAAGGGCCTACTGTAAGATGTGGGAAACAGTGCTTGAGTGGGCTGTAGAGATGGGCCTGGTaaccacatgtgtgtgtgctaagttgcttcggtcatgtctgactgtgactggACTATATCCCGCcaagctcctgtccatgggattctcaaggcaagaatactggagtgggttgccatgctctcaaGAGGATCCTCCCGACACActggttgaacccgggtctcttgcattagcaggcgtgttctttaccactagcaccagctgggaagcccaaccacATGTGGTTGGCCTCACTAAAAAGCAAGTTGAGAGGCATGTCTAGGTTTGGGGCCTCTGATATTTGAAAGATCGTGAGTAATTAGCATGAGTTTGGGGGGCCCAACAGATCAGGATTGAGGTCTGCTGTTCTACCTAATAACCTTGATTTCCTTATCTGTACATTGGggataatggaaaaaaatctaccTTAAGAAAGGGAAGGGTGAAAGTGagggaaaggtgaaagtgaagtcgctcagtcgtgtctgactctgcgaccccatggactgtagcctacaaggctcctgtgtccgtgggattttccaggcaatagtactggagtggattgccatttccttctccaggggatcttcccaacccagggatcgaacccgggtctcctgcattgtagacagatgctttaccgtctgggccaccagggaagtccaagggaaAGGTGAGGTTACACTTGATGTTTTTACAGTCGTTTGGACACAGAAATTTAGTCCAGAGGACTCTGAAGAGCTGTTGGTTATTTCTCTTAAATGCCAGGCTTGTAAGCTCGTAAGTAGATGGAGGCCGTGTTTTGTTTGCTGTTGTCTCCGGTCTGCCTGATGTGGCACACAAGGGATTCCTTAGTAAGTacctgtgtgctgagtcgcttcagttgtgtctccttgtgaccctgtagactgtggcccaccagggacCTCTGTCCCTGGGTACCTCTTccctgtcccaggcaagaatactggagtgggttgctatttcctcctccagggggtcttcctgaccaagagatcaaacctaagtctcttaacgtctcctgcattggcaggaggattctgtatcactagcaccaccagagaagcccgtcaGGAAGTACGTGTTGACTGAATATCATACTGGGTGTTGACTTCAAATACTAAAATGAGGACAAGAAAATGGCACCATTTGCCATTAATAGGGATCTTGTGTCCTTTAAAAAGAACAAGGGTGGGAAAAATTGGGAGAACTGTTAATGAAATTAATAGCACATGTTCTGTATGCTGGTAAGGAAGCAGATGGCCTTAGTCTGTTTCTGAGACCCTCCCAGTAAGAGTTGTATCATGGCTTGGGACTATGTCCTGGAGTTGAGGTTCTGGAGACTAGGTTGCTGCTGGCAGGATGACTTTCCTGTGATGTGAACCCAGCCTTCCCTCCTAATGTGCTACTGCTGCCAGAAGGCAGAGACCGGAGGCTTGGAGTGGGACAGCGTCTGGATTATTTGAACCCTCCAGATGCACTTTGAGTCAGTGTTATAAAGGGACCCCACACCTTCGCAGGCCCTGGGTTAACCTGGAAGCTATAGATGTCAGGCAGACAAACTtcgataccttttttttttttttttgaaagacattCCATACAGCACAGAGCCTCTGATCACAGTCTGGAAGAAATTTGTAATTCAGAAAGTCAAAACCATTGCCAAGGAGACCCTCCACAATTTAGCAGCACGTCTGTGCATGCTGAGTCCTCATTTGGAGGCTGTTTTGCCTTGCTTTGGGGTAACTTGGGTAGATAGAAGAGTACTCAGTTCTCTGGGCAAGTCAGAATTATTAACTGCTTAACTTGGTCAGGTCAACATCTGAGATGACTTTTCCTTTACCCTGGACTAGGAAGTTTGCTTTCCACTTCTGACCCAGAAGAAAGCAAGCTCTGAGAAACCCAAAATCTGACTCTTGGCTTTCCCGTCTGATTCACTGCTTCCCAAAATAGCTAATACCAATTGTTTCAGTTTTAATATAGGGACAATCTAATCCTGAGCTCTAAATCTCCCCCATATGTGTGCCACCTCTGAGCCCTTGGTTATGGCTCACCCCATCTGGAATACCTTTTCCCCGGAGGTGTTCCCAGAATCCAGCTTAAATGTCACATCATAAAACTTTCTTCCGAAGAAACATGTTACACTCTTTCTGaagatttgttgttcagttgctaagttgtgtctaactctgcaaccccgcGGACTGCAACAGGAAAGCCTTCTCTATCACTGGACTCTCCCGATCACTGGactctcccggcaagaacactggagtgggttgccattgcctactccaggggatctccccaacccagggattgaatctacatctcttgcattggcaggcggattctttagctttgcatcacctgggaattaGTAAGGCTAAGAGTAGTTTTTAGTgtttgttctgttcagttcagttcagttcatttcagttgctcagtcatgtctgactctttgtgaccccatgaatcacagcatgccaggtctccctgcccatcaccaacttccggagttcactcaaacccacgtccatcaagtcagtgatgctatccagccatctcatcctctgtcgtcccctcttcctccttcccccaattcctcccagcatcagagtcttttccaatgagtcaactgttcccatgaagtggccaaagtattggagtttcagctttagcatcagtccttccaatgagcagccaggactgatctcccttagaatggactggttggatctccttgcagtccaagtgaacaccacagttcaaaagcatcgattctttggcactcagctttcttcacagtccactctcacatccatacatgaccacaggaaaaaccatagccttgaccagacagacctttgttggcaaagtaatgtctctgcttttgaatatactatctgggttggtcataactttccttccaaggagtaagcgtcttttaatttcatggctgcagtcaccttctgcagtgattttggagcccccaaaaataaagtctgacactgtttccactgtttccccatctatttcccatgaagcgatgggaccagatgccatgatcttcgttttctgaatgttgagctttaagccaactttttcactctcctctttcactttcatcaagaggctttttagttcctcttcactttctgccataagggtggtgtcatctgcatatctgaggttattgatatttctcccagcaatcttgattccagcttgtgcttcttccagcctagcgtttctcatggtgtactctgcatataagttaaataagcagggggacaatatacagccttgacgtactccttttcctatttggaaccagtctgttgttccatgtccagttctaactgttgcttcctgacctacatataggtttctcagtttgttgctgctaagtcgcttcagtcgtgtccgactctgtgcgaccccatagacggcagcccaccaggctcccccgtccctgggattctccaaactactatatgccaggcatggAACTAAGACCTTTACAAGTATCATCTCCTTTCATCTTAACAGTTCAGCATTGTGGCTACTATTATTGGGTCCAGTTTTTCAGGTGGAAAAAAGTAAAGCACAGAGCTGTGCCATTTTATTCAAGATGCTAGGAAGTGAGTGGCAAAGTCAAGATTTaaattgttgtcattcagtcactcaagttgtgactctttgcgaccccatgggacccgatggactgcagtgCGCTGAAGACCACACAGAAAATAAGTTAGAGGCGGCAGTAAAGAAAGATGGTAAATAGAATGCACTTTGAAATGAAATGTTAGCCTCAGTCACTCACAGGCCGTGTGATCTTGGGCCCATTGCCATTCCTTGCTgtatcagtttcttcatctttaacatGAGAATGATAGTACTGCCCCCTGTGGTGGTCACAAAGATTAAATACAATGCTTGTTAAGTCCTGGGATGGTAATTAGAGCTGTTGGCAAAATATCCAGGTTCTCCCCCTTCCCGGTACATATACTTTCTATGTGATTAATTCTGGCAATGCATGAGCTGTGAGCAGAAGTGTTGTGTGTTACTGCCAGGCTGGAGCATCTAGCGGCTGGTGGGAGAACTCCCGTGTGCCTCATTTCTTTCTGCCAtggtgctgggtgctgggctcTATTACCCCAGTCCTGGGAGTGTGGGTGACAATGCAGAGATCCAGCTATTCAGCAATGGCAGTgtagaagagagagaaatcacCCGTTGATGATTTTGGTTTATTACTAGCCCACGGATACAAGTGAATTGTATACAACAAGCATTTAGAGCAGTCTCTGAAATTTAGTAAGGGCTTTTTAAGTTACAAAAAGGAAATTGGTGGTAGGCAAAATAAAAGGGATTATCattctgaaaggttgttgttgaccCACGAAAaaacgccaggattcttggcctctgaaggagaattcaatccggggccagggACGAGGCTTGatagctcagagct carries:
- the RPS15A gene encoding 40S ribosomal protein S15a encodes the protein MVRMNVLADALKSINNAEKRGKRQVLIRPCSKVIVRFLTVMMKHGYIGEFEIIDDHRAGKIVVNLTGRLNKCGVISPRFDVQLKDLEKWQNNLLPSRQFGFIVLTTSAGIMDHEEARRKHTGGKILGFFF